The Meriones unguiculatus strain TT.TT164.6M chromosome 9, Bangor_MerUng_6.1, whole genome shotgun sequence genome window below encodes:
- the Clxn gene encoding calaxin isoform X1, translating to MNRKKLQKVTDTLIKSCKHFNKYEVNCLITLFYNLVGDVAERPGVAIGLDRNAFRNILHVTFGMTDDMIMDRVFRGFDKDNDGSVSVSEWIYGLSLFLRGSLEEKMKYCFEVFDLNGDGFISKEEMFHMLKNSLLKQPSEEDPDEGIKDLVEITLKKMDQDHDGKLSFADYEKSVREETLLLEAFGPCLPDPKSQLEFEAQVFKDPHDFNDM from the exons ATGAACCGAAAGAAGCTGCAGAAGGTGACGGACACCTTAATTAAAAGTTGCAAGCATT TTAATAAGTATGAAGTGAACTGTCTTATAACACTCTTCTATAATTTGGTGGGAGATGTAGCAGAGAGGCCTGGGGTAGCCATTGGACTAGATCGTAATGCATTTCGGAACATCTTGCATGTGACATTTGGAATGACAGATGACATGATTATGGACAGAG tatttcGGGGTTTTGATAAAGACAATGATGGCAGTGTCAGTGTATCAGAGTGGATTTATGGATTATCACTGTTTCTTCGGGGgtctttagaagaaaaaatgaaat ATTGCTTTGAAGTGTTTGATCTGAATGGTGATGGCTTCATTTCAAAGGAGGAGATGTTCCATATGCTGAAGAACAGCCTTCTTAAACAGCCCTCGGAGGAGGACCCTGATGAAGGAATTAAAGATTTGGTTGAAATTACACTTAAGAAAATG GACCAAGACCATGATGGGAAGCTGTCCTTTGCAGACTATGAGAAGTCTGTGAGAGAAGAGACTCTTCTGCTGGAAGCCTTTGGGCCATGCCTGCCTGATCCAAAG AGCCAGTTGGAATTTGAAGCCCAAGTATTCAAAGATCCACATGATTTTAATGACATGTGA
- the Clxn gene encoding calaxin isoform X2 yields the protein MNRKKLQKVTDTLIKSCKHFNKYEVNCLITLFYNLVGDVAERPGVAIGLDRNAFRNILHVTFGMTDDMIMDRDCFEVFDLNGDGFISKEEMFHMLKNSLLKQPSEEDPDEGIKDLVEITLKKMDQDHDGKLSFADYEKSVREETLLLEAFGPCLPDPKSQLEFEAQVFKDPHDFNDM from the exons ATGAACCGAAAGAAGCTGCAGAAGGTGACGGACACCTTAATTAAAAGTTGCAAGCATT TTAATAAGTATGAAGTGAACTGTCTTATAACACTCTTCTATAATTTGGTGGGAGATGTAGCAGAGAGGCCTGGGGTAGCCATTGGACTAGATCGTAATGCATTTCGGAACATCTTGCATGTGACATTTGGAATGACAGATGACATGATTATGGACAGAG ATTGCTTTGAAGTGTTTGATCTGAATGGTGATGGCTTCATTTCAAAGGAGGAGATGTTCCATATGCTGAAGAACAGCCTTCTTAAACAGCCCTCGGAGGAGGACCCTGATGAAGGAATTAAAGATTTGGTTGAAATTACACTTAAGAAAATG GACCAAGACCATGATGGGAAGCTGTCCTTTGCAGACTATGAGAAGTCTGTGAGAGAAGAGACTCTTCTGCTGGAAGCCTTTGGGCCATGCCTGCCTGATCCAAAG AGCCAGTTGGAATTTGAAGCCCAAGTATTCAAAGATCCACATGATTTTAATGACATGTGA